One Euphorbia lathyris chromosome 1, ddEupLath1.1, whole genome shotgun sequence DNA segment encodes these proteins:
- the LOC136217063 gene encoding putative UPF0481 protein At3g02645, which translates to MEGEQKTKSDEVSVDINKLVQTLKTKTEMLGSLSSDCCIYRVSPRFRELNKKAYTPQVVSIGPFHHGKHELRVMEDHKRRYLVDFLKRCKINLEEYIGNIQKLEEPLRDSYAEITEHSREEFMEIMAVDGAFLLEYFLKGFSGDCSSNDRIWHRQRLANDVRFDILMIENQLPFFLLEFLFELLKKSQVYAGLSLKAIVAKGLMDATGWGWLKVNYIMNGDREVKHLVDFIGICLQPSSDVPLVMRRECESLTTPTISELHRAGVKFKPSSSKCLYDLKFNNGILEIPKITLADNDDIVMRNLQAFEQCHFPYKYMNDYTCIMDMLINNEEDVELLVQNGIIENWLQDNLAVAAMINDLGNGCIVTSDNFHFAGLSHDLTAYYKKPWNKRKATLKQKYFSNPWTVISVIAAAFLLLLAIIQTVMSTLQIV; encoded by the exons ATGGAGGGTGAGCAAAAGACAAAAAGTGATGAAGTTTCAGTTGATATAAACAAGTTAGTGCAGACCTTGAAGACGAAGACAGAAATGTTGGGATCATTGTCATCAGATTGCTGTATTTACAGAGTTTCCCCACGCTTTCGTGAGTTAAACAAGAAAGCATATACCCCACAAGTAGTTTCAATTGGGCCATTTCATCATGGAAAGCATGAACTCAGAGTAATGGAAGACCATAAAAGAAGGTATTTAGTTGATTTTCTTAAACGATGCAAGATAAACCTGGAGGAATACATTGGAAATATTCAGAAACTTGAGGAACCTTTGCGTGATAGTTATGCCGAAATCACTGAACATTCCAGGGAAGAATTTATGGAAATTATGGCAGTAGATGGTGCTTTCTTACTTGAGTACTTTCTGAAAGGTTTTTCTGGAGACTGCTCTAGTAATGATCGCATATGGCATAGACAACGGTTGGCTAATGATGTAAG GTTTGACATACTGATGATTGAAAATCAACTTCCCTTCTTCTTGCTTGAGTTCTTGTTTGAGCTACTTAAAAAGTCTCAAGTATATGCTGGACTTTCCTTGAAAGCAATAGTGGCAAAAGGTTTAATGGATGCAACGGGATGGGGCTGGTTAAAGGTCAACTATATCATGAATGGAGATAGGGAAGTAAAGCATCTTGTTGACTTTATAGGAATTTGCCTGCAGCCATCATCAGATGTACCATTGGTTATGAGAAGGGAATGTGAAAGTCTAACTACACCCACCATCTCGGAGCTACACCGAGCAGGAGTGAAGTTTAAACCCAGTTCAAGCAAGTGTTTGTATGACTTGAAGTTCAATAATGGGATTCTAGAAATTCCAAAAATTACATTGGCAGATAATGATGACATAGTTATGCGTAATTTACAGGCATTTGAGCAGTGCCATTTTCCTTACAAATATATGAATGATTATACTTGCATTATGGATATGCTTATTAACAATGAGGAGGATGTGGAATTACTGGTTCAAAATGGAATTATAGAAAATTGGTTGCAGGATAACCTTGCCGTGGCGGCTATGATCAATGATCTTGGCAACGGATGCATAGTAACGAGTGACAATTTCCATTTTGCTGGTCTTAGTCATGATCTCACTGCCTACTACAAGAAGCCTTGGAATAAGAGGAAGGCCACATTGAAGCAAAAGTATTTCAGCAATCCATGGACTGTCATCTCTGTTATTGCTGCTGCTTTTCTCTTGCTTCTTGCTATAATACAAACAGTAATGTCCACCCTTCAGATTGTTTAG